In the genome of Rhizobium etli 8C-3, one region contains:
- a CDS encoding Atu4866 domain-containing protein, producing the protein MRQAFAALITATLSIQPAEAQEANLQPNHPYVGMWVTDDNRVRHELLPSGRYIEARGQRERAYEGRYEVDGTHIEYWDDTGFTADGDFVDANTLHHGGMILRRKPAAP; encoded by the coding sequence ATGCGACAGGCATTTGCCGCACTCATCACGGCCACCCTTTCGATTCAACCCGCAGAAGCACAAGAGGCCAATTTGCAGCCGAACCATCCCTACGTTGGCATGTGGGTCACCGACGACAACCGTGTTCGCCACGAACTTCTGCCGAGCGGACGCTATATCGAGGCCCGCGGTCAGCGCGAGCGAGCCTATGAGGGTCGCTACGAAGTCGACGGGACGCATATCGAGTACTGGGACGATACGGGCTTCACGGCCGACGGCGATTTCGTCGATGCCAACACATTGCACCATGGCGGCATGATCTTGCGTCGCAAGCCAGCGGCCCCCTGA
- a CDS encoding nuclear transport factor 2 family protein produces MTILRTRHRVAGASRTALITLALLSLSLPDAAIATTTARQVQAADSAAIERQNRAIVEAAFEKWRGGTYVFAELLAPDVVWTIHGSGPVAGTYRSQKDFIEQASRPLTSRLATPVVPEVHDIFADGDTIIIRFDGTATTTSGAPYRNQFVWIFEMKDGLVVNAEAFLDLVAYQQVVDNNAPRSQ; encoded by the coding sequence ATGACCATTCTTCGGACAAGACATCGGGTCGCCGGTGCGAGCCGAACAGCATTGATCACACTGGCATTGCTGTCGCTCTCCCTGCCGGATGCAGCCATTGCCACCACCACGGCAAGGCAGGTGCAGGCCGCAGACAGTGCAGCGATCGAACGGCAGAACAGGGCGATCGTTGAAGCCGCCTTCGAAAAATGGCGCGGGGGTACATACGTCTTCGCGGAACTTCTCGCTCCCGACGTCGTGTGGACGATCCATGGCTCCGGACCGGTCGCCGGCACCTATCGCAGCCAGAAGGATTTCATCGAACAGGCATCACGTCCTTTGACCAGCCGCCTCGCGACGCCGGTCGTGCCGGAGGTGCACGACATCTTTGCCGACGGAGACACGATCATCATCCGCTTCGACGGAACGGCGACCACGACGTCGGGCGCACCTTATCGCAACCAGTTTGTCTGGATATTCGAGATGAAGGACGGCCTCGTCGTTAATGCGGAAGCATTCCTGGACCTTGTTGCCTATCAGCAGGTTGTCGACAACAACGCGCCGCGCTCGCAATGA
- a CDS encoding lipocalin-like domain-containing protein yields the protein MSIRPVILALALSISSSAFAQTAAENQVAGTWRMVSATIDPGGKNISAYGEKPNGLLVFTPDMHFIEVLTDADIPRFASNARGEGTDDENRMAMSRSIGFFGTYTVDEKGEFSGNRVEGATFPNWVGSVRTRDDLTLVVTGDRMTEQFRRPEGTEIRIEWQRVK from the coding sequence ATGTCCATTCGACCGGTTATATTGGCCCTTGCCCTCAGCATTTCGTCGTCTGCCTTTGCACAGACCGCCGCAGAAAACCAAGTCGCAGGCACTTGGCGGATGGTGTCGGCGACGATTGATCCCGGTGGAAAAAATATCTCCGCTTACGGAGAAAAACCCAATGGTCTTCTCGTCTTCACTCCCGACATGCACTTCATTGAAGTTCTCACCGACGCCGATATCCCGCGGTTTGCGTCTAACGCTCGCGGTGAGGGAACGGATGATGAAAATCGCATGGCCATGTCACGCAGTATCGGCTTTTTCGGCACCTATACCGTTGATGAGAAGGGAGAATTCAGCGGAAACCGTGTTGAAGGGGCGACGTTTCCGAACTGGGTTGGCAGCGTACGAACACGCGATGATCTCACGCTTGTCGTGACCGGTGACCGCATGACCGAACAATTCCGGAGGCCGGAAGGCACTGAAATCAGGATCGAGTGGCAGCGCGTCAAATGA
- a CDS encoding LysR family transcriptional regulator: MIRPSLNDLAAFAAVANHQSFRRAADVMGVSRSALSHAIIGLEAKLDVRLFNRTTRSVSLTQAGARLLARLDPVLQELDQALDTLSEERGTPSGTLRINSNKSGARILVAEVVPRFLDLYPDVELDLVSEGRLVDIVEQGFDAGIRLLETVPKDMVAVKFGGDVRFIAVAAPSYLDGKARPHTPDDLYAHCCVRQRLPSGKRYRWEFSKRGAEVTIDVPGNLTLDDNDLLVQAAADGRGIAYVPEYFAQPFLGSGQLVTVLDDWCPPTPGLALYYPRSRHVPSPLRAFIDLLREVDRTR, translated from the coding sequence ATGATACGTCCCAGTCTGAACGATCTTGCCGCCTTTGCCGCGGTGGCCAATCACCAGAGCTTCCGCAGAGCGGCCGACGTCATGGGCGTTTCGCGCTCGGCTCTCAGCCACGCAATCATCGGACTGGAGGCAAAACTGGACGTGCGGCTCTTCAACCGGACGACACGCAGCGTGTCGCTGACCCAGGCCGGCGCTCGCCTGCTCGCGCGCCTCGATCCGGTCCTTCAGGAACTCGATCAGGCGCTCGATACCTTGTCGGAGGAACGCGGCACCCCGAGCGGCACACTTCGGATTAATTCAAACAAGAGCGGCGCGCGCATTCTCGTCGCAGAGGTCGTGCCGCGCTTTCTGGATCTCTATCCCGACGTCGAGCTTGATCTTGTTTCGGAAGGTCGGCTCGTCGATATCGTGGAACAGGGTTTCGATGCCGGAATACGCCTGCTGGAAACCGTCCCGAAAGACATGGTCGCGGTGAAGTTCGGGGGCGACGTGCGTTTCATCGCCGTGGCGGCGCCTTCCTATCTGGACGGGAAAGCAAGACCGCATACGCCCGACGATCTTTATGCGCATTGCTGCGTCCGCCAACGTTTGCCGAGCGGAAAGCGCTATCGCTGGGAGTTCTCCAAACGCGGCGCCGAAGTCACGATCGATGTGCCGGGCAACCTCACACTCGATGACAATGATCTTCTCGTGCAGGCGGCGGCGGACGGGCGCGGTATCGCCTATGTCCCGGAATACTTTGCCCAGCCGTTTCTGGGGTCCGGTCAGCTGGTGACCGTGCTTGATGACTGGTGCCCGCCGACGCCTGGTCTGGCCCTCTATTACCCGCGCAGCCGGCACGTCCCATCCCCGCTTCGGGCCTTCATCGACCTCTTGCGAGAGGTGGACAGGACACGATGA
- a CDS encoding LysR family transcriptional regulator: MDIEDLRTFVEVADAGGVTSAALRLGISKSMVSRRLVRLEAELGVQLLARSTRGASLTEAGATFRDYAARVSAEIDVARETIVPAGELRGRLRIAAPLSFGPTHFAAVIAQMAHRHPHLQIQTCYSDRIVDLIAEGYDCAIRVGTLQDSSLIARRVGPLYGSFVASPDYIKAHGSPETPDELVAHQALMQGTETWQVMDGDKVITVRPQGRFKADNGVALAVAAAAGLGIAALPDDLIKDYLASGELVPVMKRHPPPPIGIYVVRPPGQHPARKVRVLTEMLIECFDHGSALPKTAYP; the protein is encoded by the coding sequence GTGGACATTGAGGATCTCCGGACATTCGTCGAAGTCGCTGATGCGGGAGGCGTCACCTCGGCCGCGCTGCGGCTTGGCATCTCCAAGTCGATGGTCAGCCGACGGCTTGTGCGGCTTGAAGCGGAGCTTGGTGTCCAGCTTCTAGCCCGATCCACACGCGGGGCTTCCCTGACCGAGGCCGGCGCAACCTTCCGGGACTACGCAGCCAGGGTTTCCGCCGAGATCGATGTGGCCAGGGAAACAATTGTGCCGGCCGGTGAGCTCCGCGGCCGCCTCAGGATTGCCGCGCCGCTTTCCTTCGGTCCGACGCATTTCGCAGCGGTGATTGCGCAAATGGCACATCGCCATCCTCATCTCCAGATCCAGACCTGTTACAGTGATCGCATCGTGGATCTGATCGCGGAAGGCTATGATTGTGCGATCCGCGTTGGCACACTTCAGGACTCCAGCCTGATCGCAAGACGTGTCGGTCCACTCTATGGGAGTTTCGTTGCAAGTCCGGACTACATCAAAGCCCATGGCTCTCCGGAGACACCGGACGAGCTTGTCGCCCATCAGGCTCTCATGCAGGGAACGGAAACCTGGCAAGTGATGGATGGAGACAAGGTGATAACCGTTCGCCCGCAGGGACGCTTCAAGGCCGACAACGGGGTCGCTCTCGCTGTCGCCGCAGCAGCCGGTTTGGGCATCGCCGCGCTACCTGACGACCTTATCAAAGATTATCTGGCCTCAGGCGAGTTGGTTCCGGTCATGAAACGCCATCCACCGCCCCCGATCGGGATATATGTCGTCAGACCGCCCGGGCAGCATCCTGCAAGAAAAGTTCGGGTGCTGACGGAAATGCTGATCGAGTGCTTCGACCATGGCTCGGCATTGCCGAAGACAGCTTACCCGTAG
- a CDS encoding MoaF-related domain-containing protein, which produces MPVVAASLICGSSNCSTRRCRAQQADPGGNRIFAVSWQEKDGATVTNVQDYDRGLVHSFATLPDGKFLRMTGPIVVTRPADRVPDDRPERNKASLVLEATTSLFQRHDASAVERLYVADYFQHNPSIPQGRDALQALVAGLSQDVYYEPGLIVAEGDFVAIHGRIRGWANVPQVVIDLLRVEDGKLAEHWDVLQDEVPVTAARGGVPMFDPEEGALQAQLATS; this is translated from the coding sequence ATGCCGGTGGTAGCGGCATCGCTTATTTGTGGGAGCAGCAATTGCTCAACACGCCGGTGCCGGGCACAGCAGGCTGATCCGGGCGGCAACCGCATCTTTGCTGTGAGCTGGCAGGAGAAGGACGGTGCGACGGTCACGAATGTGCAGGACTATGACCGTGGTCTGGTCCACTCGTTCGCCACGCTGCCTGATGGCAAGTTTCTGCGAATGACCGGTCCCATCGTCGTCACTCGGCCAGCGGACCGCGTCCCCGACGACCGTCCGGAGCGCAACAAGGCGTCGCTGGTGCTCGAGGCGACGACCTCCCTATTCCAGCGCCATGATGCGTCGGCGGTCGAGCGACTCTACGTTGCGGATTACTTTCAGCACAATCCCAGCATTCCTCAGGGGCGCGATGCCTTGCAGGCGCTCGTCGCCGGTCTGTCGCAAGACGTTTATTATGAACCCGGCCTGATTGTTGCCGAGGGCGATTTTGTCGCCATCCACGGGCGCATCCGCGGCTGGGCAAACGTGCCGCAAGTGGTGATCGATCTTTTGCGCGTCGAAGACGGCAAGCTGGCCGAGCATTGGGACGTGTTGCAGGACGAGGTGCCGGTTACGGCGGCTCGCGGCGGCGTGCCGATGTTCGATCCCGAGGAAGGCGCGCTTCAGGCACAATTGGCAACGTCCTAG
- a CDS encoding LLM class flavin-dependent oxidoreductase yields MEIGIDSFAAILPDPTTGKLPSATERMAELIEEVVVADRVGLDVFGIGEHHRGEFLDSAPAVILAAAAARTGRIRLTSAVTVLSAADPVRVFQEFATLDLISKGRAEVVVGRGSFVEAYPLFGLDTRDYDDLFAEKLDLFLKLDEATNITWEGRFRPALKGQGVFPRPHQARLPVWIGVGGTPQSFARAGALGLPLMIAIIGGSFERFRPLVDLYREAGSRAGHSPDVLKVGVHAMGFVGETDTAANDAFFPGWAHLTSKIGRERGWSPPTRQQFDAMAGPEGAFLIGDPKTVAAKMLQASETLGGVSRITFQMSTASLDTAAMKQSIELLGNEVAPIVRRARQA; encoded by the coding sequence ATGGAAATCGGCATCGACAGTTTTGCAGCCATCCTCCCGGATCCGACCACAGGCAAGCTTCCTTCGGCGACCGAGCGTATGGCCGAACTCATCGAGGAGGTCGTCGTCGCGGACCGTGTCGGGCTCGATGTCTTCGGCATAGGCGAGCATCATCGCGGGGAGTTTCTCGACTCCGCGCCGGCTGTCATTCTGGCTGCGGCAGCGGCCCGGACCGGCCGGATCAGATTGACGAGTGCGGTGACCGTTCTGAGCGCCGCCGACCCGGTGCGGGTTTTTCAGGAATTCGCAACTCTCGATCTGATTTCCAAAGGCCGCGCGGAAGTCGTTGTCGGCCGAGGTTCGTTCGTGGAAGCCTATCCGCTATTCGGTCTGGACACGCGCGACTATGACGACCTTTTTGCCGAAAAGCTTGACCTGTTTCTCAAACTTGACGAGGCGACCAATATTACATGGGAAGGTCGCTTCCGTCCGGCCCTCAAAGGGCAAGGTGTTTTCCCGCGTCCTCATCAAGCACGGCTCCCAGTATGGATCGGGGTAGGTGGAACGCCACAATCCTTCGCCCGCGCCGGTGCGCTTGGCCTGCCGCTGATGATCGCAATCATCGGCGGCAGCTTCGAGCGCTTCCGTCCGCTTGTCGATCTCTATCGCGAAGCCGGCAGCCGCGCGGGACATAGTCCCGATGTGCTCAAGGTGGGCGTCCACGCGATGGGCTTTGTGGGAGAAACAGACACTGCAGCCAATGACGCATTCTTTCCCGGCTGGGCACATCTTACCTCGAAGATCGGTCGTGAGCGCGGCTGGTCGCCGCCGACGCGCCAGCAGTTCGACGCCATGGCAGGTCCGGAGGGCGCATTCCTGATCGGTGACCCGAAGACGGTCGCAGCCAAGATGCTGCAGGCCAGCGAGACGCTTGGCGGCGTTTCGCGCATCACCTTCCAGATGAGCACAGCCTCTCTCGACACGGCAGCGATGAAGCAATCCATCGAGCTTCTGGGCAACGAGGTTGCGCCGATCGTCCGGCGGGCTCGGCAGGCATAG
- a CDS encoding hydrolase, with the protein MTFRNGLDSLLRPEDSVLVLIDHQPYQLANLNSHEPMMVINNTVGLAKAAKAFGVPTILTTVIAERGGNLFPQIADVFPGQEIIDRTFINTWEDKTTVDAVKATGRKQLIIAGLWTEVCVAMPTIQALGEGWDVTVVTDASGGTSVEAHEVAIHRMIAAGANMMTWLAVASEWQRDWARMDTAVKITDVVVQHAGGSGIAYLWEQQLLNTPVPGTAG; encoded by the coding sequence ATGACCTTTCGTAACGGCCTTGACTCCCTTCTCCGCCCCGAAGATTCCGTCCTCGTTCTGATCGATCATCAGCCTTACCAACTGGCGAACCTGAACAGCCACGAACCGATGATGGTGATCAACAACACCGTGGGTTTGGCTAAGGCAGCGAAGGCGTTCGGCGTCCCCACGATCCTGACGACCGTGATCGCCGAGCGGGGCGGTAACCTGTTCCCCCAAATCGCAGATGTGTTCCCAGGCCAGGAGATAATCGACCGGACGTTCATTAACACGTGGGAAGATAAGACGACAGTGGATGCGGTTAAGGCGACCGGCCGCAAACAGCTGATCATTGCCGGCCTCTGGACTGAAGTTTGCGTCGCCATGCCGACGATCCAGGCCCTCGGCGAAGGCTGGGATGTAACGGTCGTAACAGACGCATCTGGCGGCACATCGGTCGAAGCGCATGAGGTCGCCATCCACCGCATGATCGCAGCCGGCGCGAACATGATGACGTGGCTGGCGGTTGCGTCTGAATGGCAGCGTGATTGGGCGCGGATGGACACTGCCGTAAAGATAACGGACGTGGTCGTGCAGCATGCCGGTGGTAGCGGCATCGCTTATTTGTGGGAGCAGCAATTGCTCAACACGCCGGTGCCGGGCACAGCAGGCTGA
- a CDS encoding aldo/keto reductase codes for MTLDQYKLLGRSGLRISPLSLGTMTFGSDWGWGADGDEARRIFDLYIDRGGNFVDTSVNYTDGRAERLLGTFIGDKRERIVLATKFTMAREPGNPNSGGNHRLNMVRSVEQSLTQLGTDRIDLVYLHAWDMTTRPDEVMRALDDLVLSGKVLYLGICNTPAWRVAQMQTLADIRGWSPFVALQIEYSLVERTVEHELLPAAAALGLGVLPWSPLGGGVLTGKYSLSDVEDSQEATVSASRKGVIASSGHLNQRAIEIADEVRAVAEEANSTPSRVALAWTLTNPTVVSPIIGARTLAQAEDNLGALDLALTPEQLDRLNRISAPSPVFPARFTQRPLVQQLIFGGAAVERRN; via the coding sequence ATGACGCTTGATCAATACAAACTTCTTGGACGGTCGGGCTTGCGAATCTCGCCGTTGAGCCTCGGAACGATGACCTTCGGATCCGATTGGGGGTGGGGGGCGGATGGCGACGAGGCCCGCCGTATCTTCGATCTCTACATCGACCGGGGCGGCAACTTCGTCGACACGTCGGTAAATTACACCGACGGCCGCGCCGAGCGCCTGCTCGGGACCTTCATCGGCGACAAGCGCGAGCGGATCGTCCTCGCGACGAAGTTTACAATGGCGCGCGAACCGGGCAACCCGAATTCCGGAGGCAACCACCGCCTGAACATGGTGCGCTCCGTCGAGCAGAGCCTCACGCAGCTCGGCACGGATCGCATCGACCTCGTTTATCTGCATGCATGGGACATGACGACCCGGCCAGACGAGGTCATGCGAGCGCTCGACGACCTCGTTCTGTCCGGGAAAGTCCTCTATCTCGGCATCTGCAACACACCTGCATGGCGTGTTGCACAGATGCAGACGCTCGCTGACATCCGCGGCTGGTCTCCTTTCGTAGCGCTACAGATCGAATACAGCCTGGTAGAGAGGACCGTCGAGCACGAGCTCCTGCCGGCGGCTGCAGCCTTGGGCCTTGGAGTGCTGCCCTGGTCTCCGCTCGGCGGCGGCGTGCTCACAGGCAAATATTCCCTTTCCGACGTCGAGGATTCGCAAGAGGCGACAGTGTCCGCCAGCCGCAAGGGTGTCATAGCTTCGTCCGGTCATCTGAACCAACGTGCGATCGAGATTGCGGACGAGGTTCGAGCCGTCGCCGAAGAGGCCAACTCCACGCCATCGCGGGTAGCGCTTGCCTGGACACTGACCAATCCGACCGTCGTCTCGCCAATCATCGGCGCCCGCACGCTCGCCCAGGCCGAGGACAATCTCGGAGCTCTGGATCTGGCGCTTACGCCCGAACAACTGGATCGTCTGAACCGGATCAGCGCTCCGAGCCCCGTCTTTCCCGCTCGCTTCACGCAACGTCCCCTCGTCCAGCAACTGATCTTCGGCGGTGCCGCAGTCGAACGCCGCAACTGA
- a CDS encoding SDR family oxidoreductase, translated as MPKTWFITGASSGLGLEMTQQLLTQGHKVVATIRRAGALTKLAQEYRDRLDIVQLDLVEQESIASAVKDSFQRHGRIDVIVSNAGYGLFGAAEELTNEEIDRQIATNLTGSIHLIRAALPILRGQGGGRIVQVSSEGGQIAYPGFSLYHATKWGIEGFVEAVAQEVAPFGIDFIIAEPGPTGTNFGANLVRATPMDVYDETPAGAVRRAITEGSFEIKGDAARTVAAIISAAESETPPLRLALGSTAYSSISQALSARLSALEVQRGVANSADRQDP; from the coding sequence ATGCCAAAGACTTGGTTCATCACCGGCGCTTCTTCGGGGCTTGGTCTCGAGATGACGCAACAACTGCTCACCCAGGGACACAAGGTGGTCGCAACGATCCGCCGTGCCGGCGCACTGACGAAACTTGCGCAGGAATACCGCGATCGTCTTGATATCGTTCAGCTCGATCTCGTCGAGCAGGAGAGCATCGCCTCGGCCGTTAAAGACTCATTCCAACGGCACGGCCGGATAGACGTGATCGTCAGCAACGCGGGCTATGGCCTGTTCGGTGCTGCGGAAGAGCTCACGAATGAAGAGATCGATCGGCAGATCGCCACCAACCTTACTGGATCCATCCATCTGATCCGTGCCGCACTGCCCATTCTTCGAGGGCAAGGCGGCGGGCGGATCGTCCAGGTCTCGTCCGAAGGAGGGCAGATCGCCTATCCGGGCTTCAGTCTCTATCACGCAACCAAGTGGGGCATCGAGGGCTTCGTCGAAGCCGTCGCACAGGAAGTGGCGCCTTTCGGTATCGACTTCATCATCGCCGAGCCGGGACCGACCGGCACGAATTTCGGAGCCAATCTCGTCCGTGCGACACCGATGGATGTCTACGACGAAACCCCTGCCGGGGCCGTTCGCCGGGCGATTACCGAGGGCAGCTTCGAGATCAAGGGAGATGCGGCGCGCACCGTAGCCGCAATCATATCAGCCGCCGAGAGCGAGACGCCGCCATTGCGGCTGGCGCTGGGTAGCACGGCCTATTCATCTATCTCACAGGCGCTTTCCGCACGCCTGTCTGCTCTTGAGGTGCAGCGTGGAGTGGCGAATTCCGCCGACCGGCAGGATCCGTGA
- a CDS encoding LysR family transcriptional regulator translates to MAVDLNGISVFLAVAEARSFRVAAENLGVTRPAVSQTIRRLEDRLGVALVQRTTRSVSLTEAGERLYQRVAPAISEVGLALDATADRDSSPSGLLRLAVSSIAEQFISGPLLARFADKFPAVQVDVTVTDEEFDIVAEGYDAGVRLGEVIDQDMIAVPVSGEQRQGAFAAPSYIERFGKPEHPSELSAHRCIGWRPAPHSAPYRWEFGQHGREFDVAVDPQITTNDMWLMIRTACAGGGITFGMEDTFKPYVESGQLVPLLQEYCPPFAGFFLYYPSRRNLPPKLRAIVDHVRRSR, encoded by the coding sequence ATGGCAGTCGATCTGAATGGCATTTCTGTTTTTCTGGCAGTCGCCGAAGCGCGGAGCTTTCGCGTGGCCGCGGAGAATTTGGGCGTTACACGGCCAGCCGTCAGCCAGACCATCCGCCGCCTCGAAGATCGGCTGGGTGTCGCGCTCGTGCAGCGCACCACGCGCAGCGTCAGTCTCACAGAGGCCGGCGAACGACTGTATCAGCGGGTGGCGCCGGCTATTTCCGAAGTCGGACTGGCGCTCGACGCCACGGCGGACCGCGACAGCTCACCCAGCGGACTGTTGAGGCTGGCGGTGTCATCCATCGCCGAGCAGTTTATCTCAGGGCCGCTTCTCGCGCGTTTCGCGGACAAATTTCCCGCCGTTCAGGTCGACGTGACCGTCACGGACGAGGAATTCGACATTGTTGCGGAAGGCTATGACGCGGGGGTACGTTTGGGCGAAGTCATCGATCAGGATATGATTGCCGTTCCGGTCTCGGGCGAGCAGCGTCAGGGCGCCTTCGCCGCCCCGTCCTACATTGAACGTTTCGGCAAGCCCGAGCATCCCTCGGAACTCTCTGCCCATCGGTGTATCGGCTGGCGTCCAGCTCCCCACAGCGCACCATATCGTTGGGAATTCGGCCAGCATGGACGCGAGTTCGACGTGGCTGTCGACCCTCAGATCACCACCAACGACATGTGGCTTATGATCCGAACAGCATGTGCCGGCGGCGGCATCACCTTCGGGATGGAGGACACCTTCAAGCCCTACGTCGAATCTGGTCAATTGGTCCCTCTCCTTCAGGAGTACTGTCCTCCCTTTGCTGGCTTTTTCCTTTATTACCCCAGCCGGCGCAATCTCCCTCCCAAGCTTCGGGCGATCGTCGACCATGTGAGGCGGTCGCGATAG